One region of Scophthalmus maximus strain ysfricsl-2021 chromosome 15, ASM2237912v1, whole genome shotgun sequence genomic DNA includes:
- the ralgapa2 gene encoding ral GTPase-activating protein subunit alpha-2 isoform X1 produces MFTRRGHGDVKKSTQKVLDPKKDVLTRLKHLRSLLDIIDKSELKAFFEGNCSQIYFIFYENFITLESNLKQKGNKSQREELDSILFIFEKILQLLPEKIYNRWQFHSIGSILKKLLHTGNSFKIRCEGIRLFLLWLQALRDNCAEEQFLVFACLVPGFPAVPSTRGPCTLDTIIYNPFSNPPDGEAGTSKVVPEEITPLVPAVVGEKVADDQTCYILDTLLKYMVIQASSLEWRNKENQNTGFRFLFSLFKKYYLPHLFPSFTKLTNLYKPLLDLPHHRPKPLYVPVTRNNESTFCTRDQYLAPRVAFITWLVTFFLEKKYVSSAAVAQSAKNGTEVIPKLIQTVTAGSSSQEKKEDKTSDGDANGAAGEPEKSHSNSSTLSDRRPSDSSLCSIEEEHRYVYDMVHAILLSTRDNVNFVNEVFHQAFLLPSCEASATRKVIKVYRKWILQDKPGFMSEPDKTSRGDEMDGRSEQILNSTETNSIHVQMESHGHRRTSSWGRTYSFSSAINRGFLTEEQNRDVKAGIQPTLQVFLTNSSNVFLLEPCQDVPKLLENQVEVCKGVLSIYRHMIMEHTMDTQTWEQMLQVLLRITEAVMKRPQENQRKDSFAESLASILFRTIIVAWVRANLCVFISRELWDELLAVLSSLTCWEELVTEWASIMDSLTAVLARSVYGLDMGSLPLDKLSEQKEKKQRGRGVIQDSQKAAAVARSFSLSWRNHGEQGGPGVQEPMRIRSATTSGAPGVENARNNVRQKASAKRSQSISNCVHLYEALPTTKSVPMLLHTVSSFLPGISSGNSACSHRLSDVEECQLSECGGEEELGGRDSPLPRSSSTSDITQQPAETLPAQKRECSPTSCGSDSRTSEGRRESSEPPVILIRQSSNTAETECNAEGHTNYTRPKIREKSESISSETSNGYLNEAEVTWQAFDEEADTQSTQSAHMDVTTDPQGQGSLLLSHNEALAGPECAHPPHSAPPSYHHHNHYHYPQNPPTSPALLVHTECPRDYPLDDNMHQSVLHMPHHLDSSECLADDVSIIAGGTLSGWHADSAFVLWRRILGILGDVNSIRCPKIHGKVFSYLYELWHKLAKIRDNLGISVDNQSSPPQPAFIPPLRMLASWLFRATMLPAEYKAGKLQAYKLICEMMTRHQDVLPNSDFLVHLYYIIHKGFSSDDQDVLNTIIRSCSPRFFFLGLPGFTMLLGDFITAAACVLSSVSPEAPRMEAQTVLGSLVCLPNLYLQIPVLQHVPGSEEILVGNEDIKDYLVNILLETATKEHCEGARCIAVCSLGLWVCEELMQKNIHVQVKDAINVLGVTLKFGNKAVAQVACDVFQLLISHWEHLKRLESTLPKKIIEIFVATIAFLLPSAEHSTVEADKKLMVSLLLCLLDWCMAVPLSLLLEPVTMPSVDDRTSHKAPLLDYIYRVLHCCVSGSNLHTQQSHYLLSLSDLSSDYDLMLGQVKSFEPPPSQSTTTDFGNLLTVAEEKRRRNMELIPLTARMIMTHLVNHLGHHPLSGGPALLHSLVSENHDNPYVESSELSSEVFKSPNLQLFVFNDSTLVSYLQIPAETPTVGQPRHPSSQVRVIVRDISGKYSWDGAILYCTTQEDPVDMGVFDAVDHPLSNTEPVAHSRNQTHSPTKGPHKKHCSISDSLSGCCEEEEVDVLDTLLEDLGHSSPECLPQSPLQLNQPAPSPRGMNIEQESAILEAILCQTQQEEEQVRSWDADVSFRAACQSEPSHQEPKAPFYFCRLLLNDLGMNSWDRRKSFHLLKKNSKLLRELKNLDSRQCRETHKIAVFYIGEGQEDKCSILSNSAGSQAYEDFVSGLGWEVDLATHCGFMGGLQRNGSTGVTAPYYATSTVEAIFHVSTRMPSDSGDCLTKKLRHLGNDEVHIVWSEHSRDYRRGIIPTDFGDVLIVIYPMKNHMYFIQIMKKPQVPFFGPLFNGAIINGKLLPSLVRATCINASRAVKSRLTLYQSFYEERALYLEAIAQNHREVMTFEDFASQVFSPSPGYPMSGTGSFTGSTSTEASAPAGAADSVDQVSPTMPRATKNRVSGKLRRSASAISKSSN; encoded by the exons atATCATTGACAAGAGTGAACTGAAAGCATTCTTCGAGGGCAACTgttctcagatttattttatcttCTATGAAAATTTCATTACACTGGAAAgcaacttaaaacaaaaag GGAACAAATCTCAAAGGGAGGAGCTGGACTCTATCCTCTTTATTTTTGAA aaaATTCTCCAACTCCTGCCCGAGAAAATCTACAACCGATGGCAGTTTCACAGTATAG GTTCTATTCTGAAAAAGCTTCTACACACTGGAAATTCATTCAAG ATTCGCTGTGAGGGGATCCGTCTCTTCCTGCTGTGGCTGCAGGCCCTGAGGGACAACTGTGCTGAGGAGCAGTTCCTCGTCTTTGCCTGTCTGGTGCCAGGATTCCCTGCTGTGCCCTCCACTAGAGGGCCCTGCACCCTCGACACCATCATTTACAACCCCTTCTCCAATCCGCCTGATGGTGAGGCGGGCACAT CTAAAGTGGTGCCTGAGGAGATTACCCCGCTCGTTCCGGCTGTGGTGGGAGAAAAAGTTGCAGATGACCAGACCTGTTATATCCTCGATACCCTGCTCAAGTACATGGTCATTCAG GCATCCAGTTTAGAATGGAGGAACAAAGAGAAccagaacacaggcttcaggttTCTCTTCAGCCTGTTCAAGAAGTACTACCTACCACATTTATTCCCCTCATTCACCAAACTCACAAACCTCTACAAGCCTTTATTAG ACCTCCCGCACCACAGACCAAAACCCTTGTACGTGCCAGTGACGCGGAACAATGAGAGCACCTTCTGCACCAGGGACCAGTACCTGGCGCCCCGTGTGGCCTTTATCACCTGGCTTGTCACCTTCTTCCTGGAGAAGAAGTATGTCAGCAGTGCTGCAGTGGCGCAGAGCGCCAAAAACGGCACCGAGGTCATTCCCAAACTCATCCAG ACTGTCACTGCAGGCAGTAGCAgccaggagaagaaggaggataAGACATCAGATGGGGATGCGAACGGAGCAGCGGGGGAGCCTGAGAAGAGCCACTCCAACAGCAGCACGCTGTCGGACCGGCGGCCCAGCGATTCCAGTTTGTGTAGCATCGAGGAGGAGCACCGCTATGTCTACGACATGGTGCATGCCATCCTGCTGTCCACCAGGGACAATGTGAATTTTGTCAATGAGGTCTTCCACCAG GCTTTCCTTCTGCCATCCTGCGAGGCGTCCGCAACCAGGAAGGTGATCAAAGTGTACAGGAAGTGGATTCTACAGGACAAGCCCGGCTTCATGTCAGAGCCTGACAAAACTTCCCGGGGAGATGAAATGGATGGCCGCTCTGAACAGATACTGAACAGCACTGAGACAAACAGCATTCATGTACAG ATGGAGAGTCACGGTCACAGACGAACATCCAGCTGGGGGAGGACTTACTCCTTCAGCAGCGCCATCAATCGGGGCTTTCTCACCGAGGAGCAGAACAGGGACGTCAAGGCTGGCATCCAGCCCACGCTCcag GTGTTCCTGACCAACTCATCCAATGTGTTCCTTTTGGAGCCATGCCAGGATGTACCGAAACTTCTGGAAAACCAGGTTGAGGTGTGCAAAGGTGTTCTCAGCATCTACCGTCACATGATCATGGAGCACACGATGGATACACAGACGTG gGAGCAGATGCTGCAGGTACTGCTGAGGATCACTGAGGCGGTGATGAAGAGGCCACAggaaaaccaaagaaaagacAGCTTTGCAGAAAGTTTAGCATCGATACTCTTCAGG ACCATCATCGTGGCGTGGGTGCGAGCCAACTTGTGCGTATTTATCTCCCGGGAGCTATGGGACGAGCTGCTGGCAGTGTTGTCCTCTCTTACCTGCTGGGAGGAGCTGGTGACGGAGTGGGCCAGCATCATGGACTCGCTGACGGCTGTGCTGGCACGCTCCGTCTATGGCCTGGACATGGGCAGCCTGCCTCTGGACAAACTCAGTgaacagaaggagaagaagcagagaggacgtg GAGTGATCCAGGACTCCCAGAAGGCCGCAGCAGTGGCCCGCTCCTTCTCACTGAGCTGGAGGAACCATGGGGAGCAGGGTGGGCCGGGGGTTCAAGAGCCAATGAGGATTCGCTCTGCCACTACGTCAGGTGCTCCTGGTGTGGAGAATGCCAGAAATAACGTCCGACAGAAAGCATCTG CTAAGCGAAGCCAGTCCATCAGCAACTGTGTCCATCTGTATGAGGCTTTGCCCACCACTAAAAGTGTTCCTATGCTGCTCCACACTGTGAGCTCTTTCTTGCCTGGTATCTCTTCTGGTAACTCTGCTTGCTCTCACAGACTCTCAG ATGTGGAGGAATGTCAGCTGTCAGAAtgtgggggagaggaggagctgggagGCAGGGATAGCCCTCTGCCACGTAGCAGCAGCACCTCCGACATCACCCAACAACCGGCTGAAACTTTACCCG CCCAGAAGAGAGAGTGCTCCCCTACTTCCTGTGGCTCAGACAGTAGGACGTCTGAGGGCCGGAGAGAAAGCAGTGAGCCACCGGTG ATCCTCATCCGACAGAGCAGCAATACAGCTGAGACAGAGTGCAACGCTGAGGGACACACAAACTACACAAGGCCCAAGATCAGAGAGAAAA GTGAGAGTATAAGCAGTGAGACGTCCAATGGCTACCTCAATGAAGCTGAGGTTACCTGGCAGGCCTTCGACGAGGAGGCTGACACTCAGTCCACACAGTCCGCCCACATGGATGTGACAACTGACCCCCAAGGCCAGGGGAGTTTGCTGCTCAGCCACAACGAGGCTCTAGCAG gtcctGAGTGTGCCCACCCTCCCCACTCTGCACCCCCGTCctaccaccaccacaaccactaCCACTACCCCCAGAATCCCCCCACCTCACCAGCCCTGCTGGTGCACACAGAGTGCCCTCGGGACTACCCCCTGGACGACAACATGCATCAGTCTGTCTTACACATGCCACACCACTTGG ACAGCAGCGAATGTCTGGCTGACGATGTCAGTATCATCGCTGGTGGGACCCTGAGTGGTTGGCACGCTGATTCAGCCTTCGTCCTATGGAGGAGGATATTGGGTATACTGGGAGATGTCAACAGCATCCGCTGCCCAAAAATCCACGGCAAGGTCTTCTCCTATCTCTATGAGCTCTGGCACAAGCTGGCCAAG ATCCGGGACAACCTTGGGATCAGTGTGGACAACCAGTCTTCTCCACCCCAACCtgccttcatccctcctctccgaATGCTTGCCTCTTGGCTCTTCAGG gCCACCATGCTGCCAGCAGAATACAAGGCCGGCAAACTGCAGGCCTACAAGCTGATCTGTGAGATGATGACCAGGCACCAGGATGTGCTCCCCAACAGTGATTTCTTGGTGCACCTCTACTACATTATACACAAGGGCTTCTCCAGCGACGACCAG GATGTTTTGAACACCATCATCCGCTCCTGCTCCCCTCGATTCTTCTTCCTCGGCCTGCCGGGCTTCACCATGCTTCTTGGAGAtttcatcactgctgctgcctgtgttcTCAGCTCAGTTTCCCCAGAG GCTCCGAGGATGGAGGCTCAAACTGTCCTGGGCTCTTTGGTGTGTCTCCCCAACCTTTACCTCCAGATTCCTGTATTGCAACACGTGCCTGGCTCTGAGGAAATTCTTGTGGGCAATGAGGACATCAAG GATTATCTGGTCAACATCCTGCTAGAAACAGCAACAAAGGAACACTGTGAAGGGGCCAG GTGCATTGCTGTGTGCAGTCTGGGCCTGTGGGTGTGTGAGGAgctcatgcaaaaaaacatccacGTCCAAGTTAAAGATGCCATCAATGTCTTGGGAGTAACACTAAAG TTTGGGAACAAAGCCGTGGCACAAGTAGCCTGTGACGTGTTCCAGCTGCTCATTTCTCACTGGGAACACCTGAAGAGGTTGGAGTCCACTCTGCCCAAGAAAATCATTGAG ATCTTTGTGGCCACAATAGCCTTTTTGTTGCCGAGCGCAGAGCACTCAACGGTGGAAGCGGACAAAAAG TTGATGGTGTCGCTGCTGCTTTGCCTGTTAGACTGGTGCATGGCCGTTCCCTTGAGTCTCCTGCTGGAACCAGTCACCATGCCTTCAGTGGACGATCGCACATCCCACAAGGCTCCACTGCTGGACTACATCTACAGG GTGCTGCACTGCTGTGTGTCCGGCTCCAACCTGCACACCCAACAGAGCCACTACCTCCTCAGCCTGTCAGACTTGTCCTCTGACTACGACCTCATGTTGGGTCAGGTTAAGAGCTTCGAGCCGCCGCCCTCCCAGTCAACCACTACTGACTTCGGCAACCTGCTCACCGTAGCTGAAG AAAAGCGACGTCGGAACATGGAGCTGATACCCCTGACGGCGCGGATGATCATGACACACCTGGTGAACCATCTGGGTCACCATCCTCTGAGCGGTGGCCCGGCCCTTCTCCACAGCCTAGTGAGCGAAAATCATGACAACCCGTATGTGGAGTCGTCGGAGCTGTCCTCAGAGGTCTTCAAAAGCCCAAatctgcagctgtttgtcttCAACGATAGCACGCTCGTGTCCTACCTGCAGATCCCCGCTGAGACACCCACCGTGGGCCAACCCCGACATCCTTCTTCCCAAGTGCGAGTCATCGTCCGGGACATCTCTGGCAAATACTCGTGGGATGGCGCAATCCTCTATTGCACCACCCAAGAAGACCCCGTTGACATGGGAGTTTTTGATGCCGTTGACCACCCTCTTTCTAACACCGAACCCGTCGCTCACAGTAGAAACCAGACCCACTCTCCAACTAAGGGGCCGCACAAAAAGCATTGTTCAATCTCGGACTCCCTCTCTGGCTgttgtgaggaggaggaagtcgaTGTCCTCGATACGCTGTTGGAAGACCTCGGCCACAGCAGCCCAGAATGCCTGCCCCAGTCACCACTCCAACTTAACCAGCCAGCCCCCTCACCCCGTGGCATGAACATAGAGCAAGAGAGCGCCATTCTGGAGGCCATCCTCTGTCAGacccagcaggaggaggagcaagtgAGGAGTTGGGATGCTGATGTGAGCTTTCGGGCCGCCTGCCAGAGTGAACCATCACACCAGGAACCAAAAGCTCCTTTCTATTTCTGCCGGCTGCTGCTTAACGACCTCGGCATGAACTCCTGGGACCGCAG gaaaagTTTCCACTTGCTGAAGAAAAATTCAAAGCTCTTAAGAGAACTGAAGAACTTGGATTCCCGGCAATG CCGAGAGACGCACAAGATTGCTGTGTTCTACATTGGAGAGGGACAAGAAGACAAGTGCTCTATCCTGTCCAACAGCGCAGGCAGCCAGGCCTATGAAGACTTTGTATCGGGACTGGGATGGGAG GTGGACCTGGCCACACACTGTGGCTTCATGGGCGGCCTCCAGAGGAATGGCAGCACAGGTGTAACAGCTCCTTACTATGCTACCTCCACTGTGGAAGCCATCTTCCACGTCTCCACGCGTATGCCGTCTGATTCTGGTGACTGCCTCACTAAAAAG CTGCGTCACCTGGGAAACGACGAGGTACACATAGTGTGGTCGGAGCACAGCAGGGACTACCGGCGCGGCATCATCCCAACCGACTTTGGAGACGTGCTGATTGTCATCTACCCAATGAAGAACCACATGTATTTCATCCAGATCATGAAGAAACCACAG